One Gemmatimonadaceae bacterium genomic region harbors:
- a CDS encoding lyase yields MTALPARLAILSCSAVLMVPGAISAQPTTATTADTVRLTEWTVPWEKTTPRDPSLDASGRVWFVGQAGNYVARLDPKTGAFTRIEIDSGTYPHSVSIDERGNAWYTGNRNGMIGRIDGRTGVITRYPMPDPAAKDPHTIAFDAKGDLWFTLQNSNMVGHLVPATGKVSLLTMSTPAARPYGIVIDRSGRPWFNLFGTNKIGTIDPTSLRVREYVLPDARARGRRIALTSDGGVWYVDYTRGFLGRLDPVSGNVREWPMPGGAVSLPYAMTVDDEDRLWFVETGSQPNRLVGFDPRSTKFFSRTDLGPATPNTVRHMVFDKATRSIWFGSDRGTIGRAVVPKGTARPIG; encoded by the coding sequence ATGACTGCGTTGCCCGCTCGCCTCGCCATCCTTTCATGCAGCGCCGTGCTGATGGTACCAGGCGCGATCTCGGCGCAACCGACGACGGCGACAACGGCCGACACCGTGCGCCTCACCGAATGGACGGTGCCGTGGGAGAAGACCACCCCGCGGGATCCATCACTCGATGCCAGCGGTCGCGTCTGGTTTGTAGGACAAGCGGGCAATTACGTGGCCCGACTCGATCCGAAAACCGGCGCCTTCACCCGCATTGAAATCGACAGCGGAACGTACCCACACTCCGTTTCGATAGACGAGCGTGGCAACGCCTGGTACACCGGCAATCGCAACGGCATGATCGGCCGCATCGATGGACGCACCGGGGTCATCACGCGCTATCCTATGCCCGACCCCGCCGCCAAAGACCCGCACACGATCGCCTTCGACGCGAAGGGTGATCTGTGGTTCACGCTGCAGAACAGCAACATGGTGGGTCATCTCGTGCCGGCCACCGGCAAAGTCTCGCTGCTCACCATGTCCACACCGGCGGCACGACCGTACGGCATTGTCATCGATCGCAGCGGACGCCCGTGGTTCAACCTGTTCGGCACCAACAAGATCGGCACCATCGATCCCACATCGTTGCGTGTGCGTGAGTATGTCCTGCCCGACGCGCGTGCCCGCGGCCGACGCATCGCCCTCACCAGCGACGGTGGCGTATGGTACGTGGACTACACGCGCGGGTTTCTGGGCCGGCTCGATCCCGTCAGCGGCAACGTGCGCGAATGGCCCATGCCCGGTGGCGCGGTGTCACTCCCCTACGCCATGACGGTCGACGACGAGGACCGCTTGTGGTTTGTCGAAACCGGCTCGCAACCCAATCGCCTGGTGGGATTCGATCCCCGCTCGACGAAATTCTTTTCGCGCACCGACCTTGGGCCGGCCACGCCGAATACGGTGCGACACATGGTGTTCGACAAGGCAACGCGATCCATCTGGTTCGGCAGTGATCGCGGGACAATCGGGCGCGCCGTGGTGCCCAAAGGGACCGCGCGCCCAATTGGATGA
- the mprF gene encoding bifunctional lysylphosphatidylglycerol flippase/synthetase MprF — protein sequence MTHPATAESLPSASSLHGESVAWRRWLLPLTSLVILVIAGIVVRDELHTTTYHAVMHTLSTWSRRSLLDALALTVACYAVLPLYDVLGLRYARTPIPLRKSLQASLFAYAFSQTLGFAAITGGAFRLRFWTESGLTTSDVARAATFSAIGFWIGLLGASGLALTFEPLPSAAIAYASSTVFRAIGIGLLGVVLSYLVLASVRRRPIVIGGVALAPPGVVLTALQVAVAAADWTLAAAVLWALLPATPGLGFVAFLGSFALAQAIGLASHVPGGLGVFDSLMVVLLTPVIGAPLAIAALVAYRAVYYLLPFMIAALMLAVMLARRRQRDLANAARFTARLAGRWGPTVLPTILSAATFIAGLILLLSGATPAERSRVAALERILPLGVIEVSHLTGSLVGAALVVLAWALRRRLDAAWVLSVIALSAGIVASLLKGLDIEEALILATVLTVLIPSRAAFHRRAALLAEPLEPEWVVAIVAAIGASVAFGLFAYRHVEYDSDLWWRFSRHADAPRFLRSTFVVLGSTVILAFWRLMRHAPADPVLPDAVTLMRAKGIVLRASDTRANLALLGDKALLMDDADRSMLMYGVEGRSWVALGDPIGDVDAGDELAWRFRELADRHGGWTVFYEVGTSRLPLYIDLGLSLLKLGEEALVPLADFSLDGNTRKGLRRVMKDAEKRQVTFEIVHETDVPPLLPTLASISEAWLEEKHVREKGFSLGRFDADYLAHQPIALVRHAGTPVAFANVWRAGNRAELSVDLMRWTPVAPPGVMDFLFTNLMLWGHAESYAHFSLGMAPLSGLESRALAPLWNRAGAFVFKFGEHFYNFRGLRQYKDKFDPIWEPRYLASPGGLALPRILTNVAALISGGLGGLVRK from the coding sequence ATGACCCATCCGGCAACCGCCGAGTCGCTTCCGAGCGCGTCCTCGTTGCACGGCGAGTCTGTCGCCTGGCGTCGCTGGCTGCTTCCGTTGACGTCACTGGTCATTCTCGTCATTGCCGGGATTGTCGTGCGCGATGAATTGCACACCACGACCTATCACGCCGTAATGCACACGCTGTCGACGTGGTCGCGTCGATCACTGCTGGACGCACTGGCGCTGACCGTGGCATGCTATGCGGTGCTGCCCCTGTATGATGTGCTCGGGCTGCGCTACGCGCGCACCCCGATTCCGCTGCGCAAGTCGCTGCAGGCATCGCTCTTCGCATACGCGTTCAGTCAAACGCTGGGTTTCGCGGCGATTACCGGCGGGGCGTTTCGATTGCGATTCTGGACCGAGAGCGGACTGACCACATCCGACGTGGCGCGCGCCGCGACGTTCTCCGCCATTGGTTTCTGGATCGGCTTGCTGGGCGCGTCCGGACTGGCGCTGACATTCGAGCCGCTACCGTCGGCCGCCATTGCGTATGCCTCGTCCACCGTGTTCCGCGCGATCGGTATCGGCCTGCTGGGTGTTGTCCTGTCGTATCTGGTCCTGGCCAGCGTTCGACGACGACCCATCGTCATTGGCGGTGTCGCACTCGCCCCGCCGGGGGTCGTCCTGACGGCGCTGCAGGTTGCCGTGGCCGCGGCGGACTGGACCCTGGCTGCTGCGGTGCTGTGGGCGCTGCTCCCAGCCACACCCGGTCTGGGATTCGTGGCATTCCTCGGCTCCTTTGCGTTGGCGCAGGCGATCGGCCTGGCCAGTCACGTGCCGGGCGGTCTGGGCGTGTTCGACTCCCTCATGGTTGTGTTGTTGACACCGGTGATTGGCGCACCGCTCGCGATTGCGGCGCTGGTCGCGTATCGCGCGGTGTACTACCTGCTGCCGTTCATGATCGCGGCGTTGATGCTGGCGGTCATGCTGGCGCGTCGACGTCAACGGGATCTCGCCAATGCCGCGCGGTTCACAGCACGACTGGCGGGGCGATGGGGGCCGACGGTCCTCCCGACAATCCTCAGTGCGGCGACTTTCATTGCCGGGCTGATTTTGCTGCTCTCCGGTGCCACCCCGGCGGAACGTTCGCGCGTGGCCGCGCTCGAGCGCATTCTGCCGCTGGGCGTCATCGAAGTGTCGCATCTGACCGGCAGTCTCGTCGGTGCGGCGCTGGTGGTGCTGGCGTGGGCGCTTCGTCGACGTCTCGACGCGGCGTGGGTACTGAGTGTCATTGCGTTGAGCGCCGGCATCGTCGCGTCGCTGCTCAAAGGTCTCGACATCGAGGAGGCGTTGATCCTGGCGACGGTGCTGACGGTTCTGATCCCCAGTCGGGCGGCATTTCACCGACGTGCCGCGCTGCTCGCCGAACCACTCGAGCCCGAATGGGTTGTCGCGATTGTGGCGGCCATTGGCGCGAGCGTGGCGTTTGGATTGTTCGCGTACCGACACGTGGAATACGACAGCGATCTCTGGTGGCGCTTCAGTCGGCACGCGGACGCGCCGCGATTCCTGCGTTCGACGTTCGTGGTACTGGGCAGCACGGTCATTCTGGCGTTCTGGCGCCTGATGCGACATGCGCCGGCCGATCCCGTGTTGCCAGACGCCGTTACCCTGATGCGTGCCAAGGGTATCGTGCTGCGCGCGTCCGATACGCGCGCGAATCTGGCATTGTTGGGCGACAAGGCGCTGCTGATGGACGATGCGGATCGATCGATGCTGATGTATGGCGTGGAAGGTCGAAGCTGGGTTGCGCTTGGGGATCCGATTGGTGATGTCGACGCCGGTGACGAGTTGGCGTGGCGGTTTCGCGAGTTGGCCGATCGACACGGCGGCTGGACGGTGTTCTACGAGGTCGGCACGTCCCGTCTGCCCCTGTACATCGATCTTGGGCTATCGCTGCTCAAGCTTGGCGAGGAGGCGCTGGTGCCCTTGGCGGATTTCAGTCTTGACGGCAACACGCGCAAAGGACTGCGCCGAGTCATGAAGGATGCGGAGAAGCGGCAGGTCACCTTTGAGATCGTCCATGAAACCGATGTTCCCCCGTTGCTCCCGACGCTCGCGTCGATTTCAGAGGCTTGGCTGGAGGAAAAGCATGTGCGCGAAAAGGGATTCTCCCTGGGTCGCTTTGATGCCGACTATTTGGCGCACCAACCGATCGCGTTGGTGCGGCATGCGGGGACGCCTGTGGCGTTTGCCAATGTGTGGCGCGCGGGCAATCGCGCCGAGCTGAGTGTTGACTTGATGCGCTGGACGCCGGTGGCGCCGCCGGGCGTCATGGACTTCCTGTTCACGAATCTCATGCTGTGGGGACACGCCGAAAGCTACGCCCACTTCAGCCTCGGCATGGCGCCGTTGTCGGGGCTTGAGTCGCGGGCGCTGGCCCCACTCTGGAACCGTGCCGGTGCGTTCGTGTTCAAATTCGGCGAGCACTTTTACAACTTCCGCGGCTTGCGACAGTACAAGGACAAGTTTGATCCCATCTGGGAGCCGCGCTATCTGGCATCGCCGGGGGGATTGGCGTTGCCGCGAATTCTTACCAATGTGGCCGCGCTGATCTCGGGCGGATTAGGAGGCCTGGTGCGCAAATGA
- a CDS encoding response regulator transcription factor: MRLLVVEDDPRLATLIARGLREQTYAVDVVGNGKDAIVQAAVNSYDAIILDVMLPGLDGFAVLKELRARGMRTPVMMLTARDAVADRITGLDSGADDYLNKPFDFGELLARLRALLRRPENLQSDVLRVGDLEIDRLAHTVSRAGMPIALTAKEFSLLELLARRANTVVSRADIVAHVWDDNHDTFTNAVEVYVNRLRGKIDKAPWPAMLHTRRGAGYVLSATAPP, encoded by the coding sequence ATGCGCTTGCTGGTTGTCGAAGACGATCCGCGGCTGGCCACACTGATTGCGCGCGGATTGCGCGAGCAGACGTATGCCGTTGATGTCGTGGGTAACGGCAAGGATGCCATCGTGCAGGCCGCTGTGAACAGCTACGACGCGATCATCCTCGACGTCATGCTCCCCGGCCTCGACGGGTTCGCCGTGCTCAAGGAGTTGCGTGCCCGCGGCATGCGCACGCCGGTCATGATGCTCACCGCACGCGATGCGGTCGCCGATCGCATTACAGGGCTGGACAGTGGCGCCGACGACTATCTCAACAAGCCATTCGATTTCGGTGAGCTTCTGGCCCGGTTGCGCGCCCTGCTGCGTCGTCCTGAAAACCTCCAGTCCGATGTGCTGCGGGTGGGCGACCTCGAAATCGATCGGCTGGCGCACACCGTCTCGCGTGCTGGCATGCCCATTGCACTCACCGCCAAGGAGTTCTCGCTGCTTGAACTCCTGGCTCGACGGGCAAACACAGTCGTGTCACGCGCCGACATCGTTGCCCACGTGTGGGATGACAATCACGACACCTTTACCAATGCCGTCGAAGTGTACGTGAATCGCCTGCGGGGCAAGATCGACAAGGCGCCGTGGCCCGCCATGCTGCATACACGTCGCGGCGCGGGATACGTGCTCTCGGCCACGGCGCCCCCGTGA
- a CDS encoding UvrB/UvrC motif-containing protein produces the protein MVAPPVRLHVRPPLSTPAQRRALRDLVRADCANAPGVYRMLGPTGLVLYVGQSRRLRTRLLSYFRATKRRDKAARILRHAFAIEWEYTNCEFSALLRELRLIKQHRPQFNSMMVTDDWPRAYIALTGGAVPGVTVVPRSDDPSAIAMFGPFRKVSMLREAVRALADATGLRDCALEEAAPTAKTSTLWFDSETGGAVSARRPTRTRAPGCLRHELGTCAGPCIGAGDGAAYRAQATQIRDFLEGKSDAPVDNLERAMQAASAALEFERAAVLRDRLERVRWLHQRVQHFHANMDRLISVSRPWRGRQRMVYLVRRGTVRAEVRAPSTAKARSQLETLARRIFDGPDPSGADIPSHDLDEFYLVASWFRRRADERAKTRPANPR, from the coding sequence ATGGTGGCACCGCCCGTCCGTCTCCATGTCCGTCCCCCGCTCTCCACGCCCGCGCAGCGCCGGGCGTTGCGCGATCTCGTGCGCGCCGATTGCGCCAATGCGCCGGGCGTCTATCGCATGCTGGGGCCCACTGGCTTGGTATTGTATGTCGGCCAGTCGCGCCGGCTGCGCACGCGCCTGCTCTCGTACTTCCGCGCCACAAAGCGTCGGGACAAGGCCGCTCGTATTCTGCGCCACGCGTTCGCTATCGAGTGGGAATACACCAACTGCGAATTCAGCGCGTTGCTTCGCGAGCTGCGGCTCATCAAGCAGCATCGTCCGCAGTTCAATAGCATGATGGTGACCGACGACTGGCCACGGGCGTATATCGCGCTCACCGGCGGCGCGGTTCCGGGTGTAACGGTCGTCCCACGCTCCGACGACCCGTCCGCCATCGCGATGTTCGGGCCATTTCGCAAAGTCTCCATGCTGCGCGAAGCGGTGCGTGCCTTGGCCGACGCCACGGGGCTCCGCGATTGCGCGCTGGAAGAAGCCGCGCCAACAGCCAAAACGTCGACACTCTGGTTTGACAGCGAGACCGGCGGCGCTGTGTCGGCGCGGCGACCCACGCGCACCCGGGCGCCCGGCTGCTTGCGTCACGAGCTCGGCACCTGTGCCGGTCCCTGCATCGGCGCTGGTGATGGCGCGGCGTATCGCGCGCAGGCCACGCAGATTCGCGACTTCCTCGAAGGGAAATCCGACGCGCCCGTCGATAATCTGGAACGCGCCATGCAGGCCGCGTCAGCGGCGCTGGAGTTCGAGCGCGCGGCCGTGTTGCGCGACCGCTTGGAACGCGTGCGCTGGTTGCATCAACGCGTACAGCACTTTCACGCGAATATGGACCGACTCATTTCGGTATCACGCCCGTGGCGTGGACGACAGCGAATGGTGTATCTCGTGCGGCGCGGCACGGTACGAGCCGAGGTTCGCGCCCCATCCACGGCCAAGGCGCGCAGTCAACTTGAAACGCTGGCGCGACGAATCTTCGACGGCCCGGATCCTTCCGGCGCCGACATCCCGTCACACGATCTCGATGAGTTCTATCTCGTGGCCAGCTGGTTCCGTCGACGCGCGGATGAGCGCGCCAAAACCCGTCCCGCCAACCCGCGATAG
- a CDS encoding HAMP domain-containing protein yields the protein MVAANRVPTRRRTNTRPGAHIAPTPPVDPDTVALSPPVRELLRLKPLGNETLLRSLTIDDQIWRAALVRVGPGIVDSLEPALIVGVLRSDEEDVAVLDRVRTTLLLAIPFALAVTILAGYLLARRSLAPVEEMAASAARISAATLDERLPVSNPYDELGRLATVVNDLLARVDVAFRVQRQFVADASHELRTPIAIVRGEADVALQMPTRAEAEYRDALAIIRDESVRLSRIIDDLFLLARADAASPIHQRERVDIGELLAASVRSVRTIADDQHMRLTLEHAGDNRDAVFVDGDPVLLRRLLLNLLDNALKHTPRDGAISVAFRNTASHVVIVVADSGPGIPPELRPRIFDRFVRGAVDAGEGLSSGTSRVPTASGAGLGLAIAQAIAHAHGGQIVLDNTTTGAAFRVTLLRD from the coding sequence GTGGTGGCCGCCAATCGCGTGCCCACCCGCCGACGCACCAACACGCGCCCCGGGGCGCACATCGCGCCGACGCCCCCGGTTGACCCCGACACCGTGGCGCTGTCACCGCCTGTGCGCGAATTGTTGCGCCTCAAGCCGCTCGGCAACGAGACCCTGCTGCGCTCGCTGACCATCGACGATCAGATCTGGCGCGCCGCACTCGTCCGCGTCGGCCCGGGGATCGTCGATTCCCTGGAGCCCGCACTCATCGTTGGCGTCCTGCGCTCCGATGAAGAGGACGTGGCCGTGCTGGACCGCGTGCGCACCACGCTGCTGCTGGCCATTCCCTTCGCCCTCGCCGTAACCATCCTCGCCGGCTACCTGCTGGCGCGACGCAGTCTCGCGCCCGTGGAGGAAATGGCGGCGTCGGCGGCGCGCATTTCCGCCGCTACATTGGACGAACGCCTACCCGTCAGCAATCCGTACGACGAACTGGGTCGCCTGGCCACGGTGGTCAACGATCTCCTGGCACGCGTGGATGTCGCCTTTCGTGTTCAGCGGCAGTTCGTGGCTGATGCGTCGCATGAACTGCGCACGCCCATCGCCATTGTGCGCGGAGAAGCGGACGTGGCACTGCAAATGCCCACGCGCGCAGAAGCCGAGTATCGGGACGCCCTGGCGATCATTCGCGACGAGTCGGTGCGTCTGTCCCGCATTATCGACGATCTCTTTCTGTTGGCGCGAGCCGATGCGGCCAGCCCCATTCACCAACGCGAGCGGGTTGACATTGGCGAGTTGCTTGCGGCGAGCGTTCGTAGTGTGCGGACCATCGCCGACGACCAGCATATGCGCTTGACACTCGAGCATGCTGGTGACAATCGCGATGCCGTGTTCGTGGATGGGGATCCGGTGCTGCTCCGACGCCTGTTGCTGAACCTGCTGGACAATGCGCTGAAGCACACACCGCGGGATGGCGCCATTTCGGTAGCGTTCCGCAACACTGCGTCGCACGTCGTCATAGTCGTTGCCGACTCCGGTCCGGGTATCCCGCCAGAGCTGCGCCCGCGCATCTTCGATCGCTTTGTCCGGGGTGCGGTTGACGCGGGGGAGGGTCTGTCGTCAGGCACGAGTCGCGTGCCAACGGCCAGCGGCGCCGGGCTGGGATTGGCCATCGCACAAGCCATAGCCCATGCGCACGGCGGGCAGATCGTCCTCGACAACACCACAACGGGCGCAGCGTTTCGTGTTACCCTGTTGCGAGACTGA